The Daphnia pulex isolate KAP4 chromosome 7, ASM2113471v1 genome includes the window GAAAGGCGCCCATTTGATCCTCGACGACGTCGAATTAGAAGATGCTGGCCTTTACGCTTGCACCGCCACCAATGGCTTCGGAAGCCAAAGCGCTGGAATAAAGCTGATTGTCACAGGTAGGTCTTTAAGACATCAATAACTATATCTGGTTTCTTTTGCAAAAATAACGTCTTTGAAGAAATGGGAACCTTTCGTCTCCGGTATTATTTACTGTGGCTAAAAAAAACCATCGACTGTGTCATTCATAAGCGTAGATCCCCTGGCGGAGTCGACGACTACGCCTAACTCGGCCGGATTCGAAAGTAGTTCCAACGATCTATTGATCCAAGGATTGGGTTTCACCGAGGAAACGTTACGCCAACCGAGCCGAGTGCGCATCACAGCCGGCAGTTCGCTCGACATCCAATGCGGCGTCACCGGCTACCCTTATCCGGATCTTATTTGGCTCAAGGTAACTTCCGGCAgcctctctctagctctctagCTCTCTTCCGTCTCGACATACATATTATAGAGATGTAGGTCTCTCAGCATCAGACGATGTATCTCTTGATGGATTTGACTCAGCGGATGCTCTGTGCTGTGCCGGCCTTCTCCAAAACTTGTGTGTTCTCTTTCATCGTCTATATAAAACTTTCAATatgtataataaaagaacGGAGCGGAATACAAGCGATCGCCGGAGAACAACCAACCGGACGAGACCAGTTGGAGGAAGGCGTCCCTCTTAACTCTGCCCTTCCGAAGAGCTGCGTCCGGATCGTCGGCCAATTACACTTGTTTGGCACTCGGCTTAAAGGGCCGCATCGAAACGACGTTTGACATTCAAGTTCTAGGTATTAGACACAGCTAGCACATACACTCTGACATtcaattataaatatataagccAATTATCAATTATCAGTGACAAATATATAAGATGATGACGTGTCTCGTCCGTATGTGCATTATATATAGATTCGACCTTGCCGGACATGAGCGAAGTCCACCCTTCCAACGTGACCGAGTTCAGAGGTGGAAGGGCCAAGTTTCACTGCTGGGTGCGCAGCACGTCTCGGCCAGAAGTCCAATGGCTCAAAAGGCTTCCAGGCGTCGTCGGCGGCGGCCCAGTAGTCCGCAATGACTTGAACCTATACTCTAACACCTCGTTGGTTGTTGGCCAGGATCACTACCAAAGTATATTATACGATGGCTACGTCTTATACACGcctcttatttttagtttttttttttttttttttttgcttattcTTGATGTGCCTAAAGAGATTCAAAGTCATTCGTGTGCATTCGACTCTATGTACTTACATGCATGCACTTTTTGACTCGATGACACAATCGGATTTGGGATGTTATAATAatatcatttcatttctcttattatattatttcctCTTGATATTTCCCATTTGTCTTCCATGGCCGTACATGCAACTATAGAATTGGAAAGCGACGAGCTGATGTGGAAGGAAGATGGAAGTTATTTGAAGACTCTCCAACTGGACCCACTCAGCGAGAAGGACGCTGGCCTTTACCTCTGTCTGGCAATCAACCGTTACGGCTACAGCATTGAAAAGACTTACTTGAACGTCAAACCCAGTAAGTCAATTAGCGCTCCTCCTATGTATGTATATTAGAGCTCGCCCGTCTTGTATTACCAATAGCATTAGCGCCCGGCCAAGTGCTACTGATGCGTgaaaggtttttaaaaaaatcttgtaactaataaaatcgattttttgtaaataatctCATTTCTATGTGTCTACACCCAAAAAGACTACGAGACGTCAAGAGAATCAAAATCCGTGCCCATTTCCATCATGGTGGCTCTGCCGTCGATGCTCTTGCTCAGCATCGCCTGCGGTTTCGTTTGCTGGATGAAGAAGCGCGAGAAATTGAGACGCCAGGCCGAGTTGGCCGCATTGGCCACCGGCTGGAGCCACGCTTTtgtcgcccagcagcagcatcagcagcatcaacaacaacaacagcagcaacaacaagcgaTGGAGGCGACAATTGAAACAACCTCCGGCCGGGATAGTAGTAGCCAGCATCAGCATCACAGCCGGCAAATGCTAACGAGCAGCGCGGGGTGCCATCGTCTTAACGAGGAGGCGGACCCGGGCCTTCACGTCATGGGCTCGCCCGCCTGCAATAAGCGCGTTGAGGTTGACACTAGTCGCCAGTCGTCGTCGCTGGTCCAGCATCAACCGCCTCATCCTCAGAGCGGCGGCGACgacctccagcagcagcagcagcagcagcagcccaattattatttccagcGGCCTCGCCATCATCAGCTGGAACAGCAGCGCAACACGTCGTCATCGCTGATGATCTGAAGACCGATCCATTAAAAAATCTActctcgtctgctgctgctgctatgctGGCCCGTCTGATTTCTCTCTATATTTTATATTCTGCCGCCGCGCCTCTGTGACGACGACCGCGCCATCAATTCCCCGGTCGGCCATTAATGAATTATCGACACGCGACGAGACCCTTTCGCTTGCTATGGCCCGTGTGGAACAACTTCCCTATATACACTGATTGAGAAAACGCATAATAAATACACACgcaacgaaaataaaatagactaGACTGCGTCTCTAGACTACCGTCTCCTCtatacataaaataaaaatcatttcttttcgaatttttaagtttctaTTAGGCGCGCCATCTTGGGAGGGCGCCATTGGAAATAACGGGACGGGGTCGCCCcattattttctcttcatcaACTCGCCTTCTATTATGCTATACATTTGtgctgaagaaaagaatatagaAAAGATATGGGAGCGGTTCGAGTGCCCTGCATAGCTGCTGCGGGAGGAATATCTATCGAATGTAACCATTGGGTACAGAAGAAGATATATCCAGCATAGATACACTCGACGACGTAATAGTTCGGAAATATGGCGATGGAGTTGTTAGCGCAGCAGTGACTGCGGAGTCATTCTCGGCGGCGAGAACGAAGCTGATTGAATGCTAACGATGCGCTATTGATTCGCGATGAAGAAAAGGCGACATAAAAGGGAAGAATACATAAGAACACAGGACTTTTGTAAGAGAATAAGATAGACTCCAGCTCATCTATAAGTGTATAGGTGAATGGGGGCTATTTGAAATCAACTTTTGGCCAAGggatttcaatctttttctcacttcccttcttctttttccttttcccaacTGTTGTATATGCCAACAACGATGTTTTCCACCGAAAAAAGTTGTCAACAtcatcatcccccccccctctccgcTCTTAACAACATACGTCACCTTGGACAGTTGACTGTGTCACCATCTTTCATTCTATAGAGTTGCTCTTCATCGTTCCTCTGTATAGAACAGGACCCTCTTGCTCCCTCCTGTTTGTCCCCCTCTCCCTGCCacctttttcccccctatatAGACTGGGGTCGGCTGGGACGGTTGACCAGATGGTCACGTGATAGGATGATCGATGATGTTGACGATTTGCTAAtcaacaaaagggaaaagaagaagaaaaaaaggaaagagcgAGGGGGAGAAGTCTGTACGTCGCACATTTATATACACAGCAGAAATATAACGACGTAGGGGGGAGGCAGAATAATGAGAGAAGTAACAGCGTGTGTATCATTTAGAGGGAAAGAAATAGGAGAAAAATGGGATAAAAAGGGACACACATGTGTCAGGTGACGGAGGTGAATGTAGGTGATGAATGTGTCTTTCATCATCGGCACAACCGATCGAAGATGCAAACATTAGATCCCCGCATTTCTCTTGtccattcttctttctttttctttatcccaTGGACAACCATTCAGGGTGGAGTGCTGCATGGGAAATGGCTCCGATGGTGTAGAGTAACACACAAATATATAATCCAGGACGTCTATTATGTATAcatctctgtctctctctctctctaaccttttaaaataaaataaaatgttcaagttaagaaaaaaaataaccggaaaatcatcttttattcatgttttcttttctttccccttttgatcctttttttatattcccaataacattttattttattttttctgaaatgttACACGGTccggcttgttttttttcgcagGCCCAGCTGATATGCGTCGgcggccgtttttttttctttcttttcgacGGTTCCGACTGTGCTGCGCGTCGTGGCGGTGAATGGATGACGCCGCTAATGGATCGTGTGCACTCTTACCGAACGGCCCCTAAAGAACATGGGGGGGGATGTGATGAATGATCAATTCGTCTGTTACACACGTTCAAAAAGTACAGAAACGCCGGGCGCTTTAGTAATACGTGAACTCTCTCTCCTTCAAAACTCCTATAATAACTTGGTCCCAAAAATGATCGGCAAAAGATTTTACCCATTTATCGATCG containing:
- the LOC124197764 gene encoding fibroblast growth factor receptor-like 1, giving the protein MELLNRQQHLGICCFIWQLITTSGILAGEPQKIRKDYRAIVRANVMDRVQISCPFYQQSGDSAGLFFRWTKDNESISLTRFETKGAHLILDDVELEDAGLYACTATNGFGSQSAGIKLIVTDPLAESTTTPNSAGFESSSNDLLIQGLGFTEETLRQPSRVRITAGSSLDIQCGVTGYPYPDLIWLKNGAEYKRSPENNQPDETSWRKASLLTLPFRRAASGSSANYTCLALGLKGRIETTFDIQVLDSTLPDMSEVHPSNVTEFRGGRAKFHCWVRSTSRPEVQWLKRLPGVVGGGPVVRNDLNLYSNTSLVVGQDHYQKLESDELMWKEDGSYLKTLQLDPLSEKDAGLYLCLAINRYGYSIEKTYLNVKPNYETSRESKSVPISIMVALPSMLLLSIACGFVCWMKKREKLRRQAELAALATGWSHAFVAQQQHQQHQQQQQQQQQAMEATIETTSGRDSSSQHQHHSRQMLTSSAGCHRLNEEADPGLHVMGSPACNKRVEVDTSRQSSSLVQHQPPHPQSGGDDLQQQQQQQQPNYYFQRPRHHQLEQQRNTSSSLMI